From Xenopus laevis strain J_2021 chromosome 7L, Xenopus_laevis_v10.1, whole genome shotgun sequence, one genomic window encodes:
- the LOC121395461 gene encoding ankyrin repeat domain-containing protein 11-like, with translation MEYNLEEETVDFKDLDQAPVMRSWGSLMDLRDIEEVEEPSEVEERDNDTLDQAPVMRSWGSLMDLQNGEEAKGIEPSAKDWRPKVDVPNSKVQEEENDKNSDQAPLIKSWRSRDGEKAERESSAKDKRPEMDLLDLKVKEEENDEKTDPALVRSSGSVKDLIQEKEQEVETDNIDMEKVDVLQTKSSTDSTKSEDKGAVEKKTIILQNTTRLWKPKLRRPTFVFVKQNVMPTLKEGELEPPTADTTKADNGPVNVTPRWKKDESRRPTANTTKADNGPVNITPRWKKDESRRPTANTTKADYGPVNRKRKMDNINIEERDGMPKTKDERGKRPKNMNERGGMPKKMDERGEMAKRRKITFEDFPPKWKRERQHSWNHALEITLADGRKTSKHAKRMEYNLEEETVDFKDLIKAPLIKSWRSRDGEKAERESSAKDKRPEMDLLDLKVKEEENDEKTDPALVRSSGSVKDLIQEKEQEVETDNIDMEKVDVLQTKSSTDSTKSEDKGAVEKKTIILQNTTRLWKPKLRRPTFVFVKQNVMPTLKEGELEPPTADTTKADNGPVNVTPRWKKDESRRPTANTTKADNGPVNITPRWKKDESRRPTANTTKADYGPVNRKRKMDNINIEERDGMPKTKDERGKRPKNMNERGGMPKKMDERGEMAKRRKITFEDFPPKWKRERQHSWNHAPRNHTGRWKKDKQACVNNGFFTWNKPTFQVRIEMRPERCYQQKWSQPKGRTRFRPY, from the exons ATGGAGTATAATCTTGAGGAGGAGACTGTGGATTTTAAAGATTTAG ACCAGGCCCCAGTGATGAGATCTTGGGGGTCTCTGATGGACCTTAGGGACATAGAGGAGGTAGAAGAACCATCAGAGGTGGAAGAGAGGGACAATGATACATTAG ATCAAGCCCCAGTGATGAGGTCTTGGGGGTCTCTGATGGACCTTCAGAATGGAGAGGAGGCAAAAGGAATAGAACCATCAG CAAAGGACTGGAGACCAAAAGTTGATGTCCCAAATTCGAAGGTGCAAGAAGAGGAGAATGATAAAAACTCAg ATCAAGCCCCATTGATAAAGTCTTGGAGGTCTCGGGATGGAGAGAAGGCAGAAAGAGAATCATCAG caaaggACAAGAGACCAGAAATGGATCTCCTAGATTTAAAAGTGAAAGAGGAGGAGAATGATGAGAAAACAG acccAGCCTTAGTTAGGAGCTCGGGATCTGTTAAAGATCTGATTCAAGAAAAAGAGCAGGAAGTTGAGACAG ATAACATCGATATGGAGAAAGTAGATGTCCTTCAAACAAAAAGCAGCACTG ATTCCACTAAATCAGAAGACAAAGGGGCTGTTGAAAAGAAAACAATCa tctTGCAGAACACCACTCGACTGTGGAAGCCCAAGTTGCGGCGCCcaacttttgtttttg TCAAACAAAATGTcatgccaactttgaaagaaggAGAGTTAGAGCCCCCAACTGCTG ATACCACCAAAGCAGACAATGGGCCTGTCAATGTCACCCCAAGGTGGAAAAAAGATGAGTCACGTCGCCCAACTGCTA ATACCACCAAAGCAGACAATGGGCCTGTCAATATCACCCCAAGGTGGAAAAAAGATGAGTCACGTCGCCCAACTGCTA ATACCACCAAAGCAGACTATGGGCCtgtgaacagaaaaagaaaaatgg ACAACATCAATATAGAAGAAAGAGACGGCATGCCTAAAACAAAGGACGAAAGAGGCAAAAGGcctaaaaatatgaatgaaagagGCGGCATGCCAAAGAAAATGGATGAAAGAGGCGAGATGgctaaaaggagaaaaataa CCTTTGAAGATTTCCCCCCAAAGTGGAAGAGAGAGAGGCAACATTCTTGGAACCATG ccCTCGAAATCACACTGGCAGATGGAAGAAAGACAAGCAAGCATGC AAAGAGAATGGAGTATAATCTTGAGGAGGAGACTGTGGATTTTAAAGATTTA ATCAAGGCCCCATTGATAAAGTCTTGGAGGTCTCGGGATGGAGAGAAGGCAGAAAGAGAATCATCAG caaaggACAAGAGACCAGAAATGGATCTCCTAGATTTAAAAGTGAAAGAGGAGGAGAATGATGAGAAAACAG acccAGCCTTAGTTAGGAGCTCGGGATCTGTTAAAGATCTGATTCAAGAAAAAGAGCAGGAAGTTGAGACAG ATAACATCGATATGGAGAAAGTAGATGTCCTTCAAACAAAAAGCAGCACTG ATTCCACTAAATCAGAAGACAAAGGGGCTGTTGAAAAGAAAACAATCa tctTGCAGAACACCACTCGACTGTGGAAGCCCAAGTTGCGGCGCCcaacttttgtttttg TCAAACAAAATGTcatgccaactttgaaagaaggAGAGTTAGAGCCCCCAACTGCTG ATACCACCAAAGCAGACAATGGGCCTGTCAATGTCACCCCAAGGTGGAAAAAAGATGAGTCACGTCGCCCAACTGCTA ATACCACCAAAGCAGACAATGGGCCTGTCAATATCACCCCAAGGTGGAAAAAAGATGAGTCACGTCGCCCAACTGCTA ATACCACCAAAGCAGACTATGGGCCtgtgaacagaaaaagaaaaatgg ACAACATCAATATAGAAGAAAGAGACGGCATGCCTAAAACAAAGGACGAAAGAGGCAAAAGGcctaaaaatatgaatgaaagagGCGGCATGCCAAAGAAAATGGATGAAAGAGGCGAGATGgctaaaaggagaaaaataa CCTTTGAAGATTTCCCCCCAAAGTGGAAGAGAGAGAGGCAACATTCTTGGAACCATG ccCCTCGAAATCACACTGGCAGATGGAAGAAAGACAAGCAAGCATGCGTAAACAATG gatTCTTTACTTGGAACAAGCCAACTTTTCAAGTCAGAATAGAAATGA ggcctgaaagatGTTACCAGCAAAAATGGAGCCAGCCTAAGGGCAGAACACGATTTCGTCCATATTAA